The Lycium ferocissimum isolate CSIRO_LF1 chromosome 8, AGI_CSIRO_Lferr_CH_V1, whole genome shotgun sequence DNA segment aatttttattttgagcaataattaatatttttcgTTCGGTTGACTGATAAACAGTATTTTATTCTTGTCTGTGAGATGTCACTTAACCAAGGTTCGCATGAACAGATATTACAACAGTTGTTCTGTCTGAATAAAGTTTCTACCATTCCAGATGAAGCAGTAAAAATATTGCAGAGTGAAGCTTTCTTCCTTCATTTGTTGGCAGAGTGAACTGAAGTTTCACATGTGAATCTGGTCAATGTGTTTTGTGTTTGATCAAAATGGACGAAGACGGTCTTGATCTAAGCTTGGGTCTGCCCTGTGGTGGAGTGGCTGCCTCAGAGAAAAGTAAAAGTGGGAGCTCATCGGATTCTAAGGTTGAGGAAGTTGATAGAGATGGCAAGGTGATCAATGATTTCAAGAACTTTCTGGATGGAGGCACTAGCAGCCAAAAGCATGATTCTGGTGTGGGTTCTCAGAGAGGTGATTCAACGAAACATGATGGGAACTTCCTTTCCAGCACTAGTGTTGATGTAGATGCTTCTAAAAAGTTAAATAGTGGAGGATTCTGggtttcaaatgataatagacatatagaagttgaagaagaaaggagaagtGATGTGGGTGACAAACGTAAAAATTTGTTCAGGGAGTCGAGTCAACAAAAGAAGCATGAGAGAGAAGGCCATCATGCTGATATGCATGACAAGACAAGGACATCACACATTTCAATAACCACGGATGATGGTTCAACTGCAGAAAATGAAGATGTAGCTGATTCCGAAACTGTGGGTTCAACGTCCAGGCAAATGTTGCAGCATGATGAGAACTCTAAGAGATTTGTTGGAACTAGTGGTCTAGGTGAGGTTCATAAGGAGGTTCGTGGTGTTCCTGATTCAAGTGGTGTAgaattacttggtcaaagaaggtTTACCATTTCTTCTGAGAAGGATGTTAAGTTTGGGAATATGCCATATACCATCCCATTCCAAGGCCAATCAATAAACATCATGAACCTGCCTTACTCTATGCCTCTGAAAGATTCTAACCCTGGTAGTACAGCAAGTACGACTGGTTACCCAGTTCCTGGCATGATGCAGGTAATGGCTACCACAAGCGGGGATAGACCAGGAACTCAGCCTTTCATGCCTACAAATTTGCCATTAATGTTTGGCTACTCTTCTGTACAGCTGCCAACATTGGAGAAGGATAATTCCCGCGGTGCagcttctaatcttcaacagcTTCACCCTTCCTACGGAAGAGGTCCCTTGGGCTCTGATAAGCACAAAGATGGAACAAATATTGCTCAAGGTTTTCCTTTTAACTCTATGACTTTACTTTCATCTTCAATGCATGTTAACAATTTGTTGGACATAATCTATAGCACttgagaaaaattgaaagaagaTTTTGGAATAATCAAATCACTCCTTAGGATTTTTTGCATTTCTATTTGTGCTTATGAAATAGCAAAGCAGCCCATTCTACTTCTTGAAACTTTTTAAGATACTTCCCTGTCGTGAGAAGCTGTGATTGAATGACTGTAGACCTTCTGTAGTCATTGAACATTCATCGGGAGGACAACTTTATTGCTCCCAGTGAGAAATACTGTGTTGGAAGACAAACTTtatggttttcttcttcttttttaatccACTGTTCATATACCGTTTAAAGGGCCATATATGCGTTGGTGCTTTTACCAatcgaagggaaaaaaaatactgCTTTAATCTAAAACGAAAACTGTTCtttcaattttaaagaaaaaatggtAGTAGAAGCAAACTGAAAAGTTATCTGATTCATGTAGCTGATTATTATAAACAACAAACAACACTAGCTGAATAAAATGCAGcgtaaaatataaaaatgcaaGTATATCCTACCTTACAACAATTAAAGTTAATTGAGCAGTTGAATTCTTCTGTATAGTTCCCAAACATAGCGAAGGGTCCATTTGAAGAAATTCTCAGAAGGATTGAGgtggaaaaatggatttttctTTACGATTTTGGTGTGGTGTGAGGCGGTTACTTGGTGTTCCAGCACTGAAGTATCGGCGGTGAATGTGGGAGATATACCTAAAGTCTATGGTGTAGGTGTTAAAACTATAGATGGGATGTGCCACATGGATAGCAATGATTTGAATTTGAATGGGGACCATCaggtaaagaagaagaaaaaactaaTTAGGCTAAATGATATGGGTCAAGGGGACTCTTCAATTTACTATTAGTCTAAGCCCAATTGTGGATTTTAAAAAGCCCAGAAATGGGTTTTAAAATTGCCTTTGAGAACGGGTTTTCGACCCTGAAGTCATAATATCAACATTTGACTCGATGGAGATTGAAATATTAGCGAACCTTAGCACAAGGGAATCACTGTCTT contains these protein-coding regions:
- the LOC132068834 gene encoding ninja-family protein mc410; translation: MDEDGLDLSLGLPCGGVAASEKSKSGSSSDSKVEEVDRDGKVINDFKNFLDGGTSSQKHDSGVGSQRGDSTKHDGNFLSSTSVDVDASKKLNSGGFWVSNDNRHIEVEEERRSDVGDKRKNLFRESSQQKKHEREGHHADMHDKTRTSHISITTDDGSTAENEDVADSETVGSTSRQMLQHDENSKRFVGTSGLGEVHKEVRGVPDSSGVELLGQRRFTISSEKDVKFGNMPYTIPFQGQSINIMNLPYSMPLKDSNPGSTASTTGYPVPGMMQVMATTSGDRPGTQPFMPTNLPLMFGYSSVQLPTLEKDNSRGAASNLQQLHPSYGRGPLGSDKHKDGTNIAQATLPIIPHKSSESVQYDGRAMEHVKGNGRQHKAEETSTSRGEENVKGSNISFRAKDPPEQPRAEAVPSEFRTIRPGLAADLKFGGSGSYPNLPWVSTTGPGPNGRTISGVTYRYSPTQIRIVCACHGSHMSPEEFVRHANEEQTSQEGGTDVSSFPRSNPAASAQS